The following are encoded in a window of Candidatus Polarisedimenticolia bacterium genomic DNA:
- a CDS encoding protein kinase has translation MIGRTISHYRIVEKIGSGGMGEVYAAEDLKLHRRVALKILPHHLAEDAARRERFEREATAVASLNHPNIVTVHSVEEAEGIHFITMELIAGKPLTAIIPKGGLSLAPFFELAIPLSDAVAAAHRAGIIHRDLKPDNIVVGSDGRLKILDFGLAKLRDTPVAVSEASAMPTRHLTEEGQILGTVAYMSPEQVEGKPLDHRTDIFSLGVVLYEMATGKRPFQGDTKASIISSILRDAPASATQLNPVLPRHLGRILRQCLAKDPEERTQSAQDVRNQIADLRKEIDSGALDAGEVAAAMARPRGRKLRLVTAVVALAALGVLALVLSRSGKNPEKGRRGASMIGTQIQLTDFAGQEITPSISPDGKLIAYASRAAGNWDIYVQRVGGSNPANLTKDSSDDDIEPAFSPDGERIAFRSGRDKGGIFVMGATGESVVRVTNKGFRPAWSPDGARIAYQTSDFDQPYARPNLSELWVVDVKSGQTRQLYATDAVQPSWSPAGTRIAFWSLSRGGGQRDLWSIPAEGGTPVPVTQDPALDWNPLWAPDGEYLYFSSNRGGSMNLWRIPLDEATGKTQGPPEPVTFGSASEIHSASIARDGRRIVYVASVGFTGIRKAILDLSHDKIALDPAPVIRGSSPIVWPTLSPDGKLLAYTTIAAGDKPGMLREDIVISSTDGSSRRRIAASDSRNRISRWSPAGDRLAFASDRSGFYRIYVVRPDGSDLQVLYEDHTNTIYPAWSPSGDRILFTDFEGRFHNFIGAFPPKGKPEEIPLPPDPETQFIPRDWSPDGTMIAGHLQRVSSGPAGPVIFRLKTRDYVHLSDRGQFPLWFPDNRRLLFSSEDKKGLSVLDIESRQIRTYPLVLHGDVDQFGVALARDGRTIYFTEREQEADLWQLDLQ, from the coding sequence ATGATCGGCAGGACGATCAGCCACTACCGGATTGTTGAGAAGATCGGCTCCGGCGGGATGGGGGAAGTCTACGCCGCCGAGGACTTGAAGCTCCACCGCCGCGTGGCGCTGAAGATCCTCCCGCACCATCTGGCCGAGGACGCGGCGCGCCGGGAGCGCTTCGAGCGCGAGGCGACGGCGGTGGCGTCCCTGAACCATCCGAACATCGTGACGGTCCATTCGGTCGAGGAGGCCGAAGGGATCCACTTCATCACGATGGAGCTGATCGCCGGAAAGCCTCTCACCGCAATCATCCCCAAGGGTGGGCTCTCTCTGGCCCCGTTCTTCGAGCTGGCGATTCCTCTCTCCGACGCCGTCGCGGCGGCGCACCGGGCGGGAATCATCCATCGCGACCTGAAACCAGACAACATCGTGGTGGGGAGCGACGGGCGGCTGAAGATCCTCGATTTCGGGCTGGCGAAGCTGCGCGACACGCCGGTGGCCGTGTCGGAGGCCAGCGCCATGCCGACCCGGCACCTGACGGAGGAAGGGCAGATTCTCGGGACGGTCGCCTACATGTCGCCGGAGCAAGTCGAAGGAAAGCCCTTGGATCACCGGACCGACATCTTCTCCCTGGGAGTCGTCCTGTACGAGATGGCCACGGGCAAGCGGCCGTTCCAGGGGGACACGAAGGCGTCGATCATCTCGTCGATCCTGAGGGACGCTCCGGCCTCCGCCACGCAGCTCAACCCGGTCCTGCCGCGCCATCTCGGCCGCATCCTCCGCCAGTGCCTCGCGAAGGATCCCGAGGAGCGGACGCAGAGCGCGCAGGACGTCCGCAACCAGATTGCCGATTTGCGGAAGGAAATCGATTCCGGGGCGCTCGACGCCGGCGAGGTCGCCGCGGCGATGGCGCGTCCGCGCGGTCGCAAGTTGCGTCTCGTCACCGCCGTCGTGGCGCTGGCGGCCCTCGGCGTGCTGGCGCTTGTCCTGTCGCGCTCGGGAAAGAACCCCGAGAAGGGGCGGCGCGGAGCTTCGATGATCGGCACGCAGATCCAGCTGACCGATTTCGCCGGACAGGAAATCACTCCGAGCATCTCGCCTGACGGGAAGCTCATCGCCTACGCGAGCCGGGCGGCCGGTAACTGGGACATCTACGTCCAGAGGGTCGGCGGCAGCAATCCGGCGAACCTTACGAAAGACTCGTCGGACGACGACATCGAGCCGGCGTTCTCTCCCGACGGCGAGCGGATCGCTTTCCGCTCCGGCCGCGACAAGGGAGGGATCTTCGTCATGGGAGCGACAGGCGAGTCGGTCGTCCGGGTCACCAACAAAGGCTTCCGGCCGGCCTGGTCGCCGGACGGAGCGCGAATCGCCTATCAAACGTCCGATTTCGATCAACCCTACGCTCGTCCGAACCTGAGCGAGCTGTGGGTCGTGGACGTGAAGTCGGGACAAACGAGGCAGCTCTACGCGACGGATGCCGTCCAGCCCAGCTGGTCGCCCGCAGGCACGCGCATCGCCTTCTGGTCCCTGTCCCGTGGAGGCGGCCAGCGCGATCTCTGGTCGATTCCGGCGGAGGGCGGAACGCCGGTCCCGGTCACCCAGGATCCGGCGCTGGACTGGAACCCGCTGTGGGCCCCGGACGGGGAGTATCTCTATTTCTCGAGCAATCGGGGCGGCAGCATGAATCTATGGCGCATTCCCCTGGACGAGGCAACGGGCAAGACGCAGGGACCGCCCGAGCCGGTCACGTTCGGCTCGGCTTCCGAGATACATTCCGCCAGCATCGCGCGCGACGGCCGGCGGATCGTCTACGTCGCGTCGGTCGGATTCACGGGAATCCGCAAGGCCATCCTCGACCTCTCCCACGACAAGATCGCGCTGGATCCTGCTCCCGTGATCCGCGGCTCGAGTCCCATCGTCTGGCCAACTCTCTCGCCTGACGGCAAGCTCCTCGCGTATACGACCATCGCGGCCGGGGACAAGCCGGGGATGCTGCGCGAGGACATCGTCATCAGCTCCACCGACGGCTCGAGCCGCCGCCGGATCGCCGCGTCTGATTCGCGGAATCGGATATCCCGCTGGTCGCCGGCCGGCGACCGGCTGGCGTTCGCTTCCGATCGGAGCGGCTTCTACCGCATCTACGTCGTCCGGCCCGATGGCAGCGATTTGCAGGTCCTTTACGAGGATCATACCAACACGATCTATCCGGCCTGGTCGCCATCCGGCGACCGGATCCTGTTCACCGATTTCGAGGGCCGGTTTCACAACTTCATCGGCGCTTTTCCCCCCAAGGGCAAGCCGGAGGAGATTCCTCTCCCTCCCGATCCGGAAACTCAATTCATACCTCGGGATTGGTCGCCCGACGGGACGATGATTGCCGGACACCTGCAACGGGTGAGCTCGGGGCCGGCCGGTCCGGTCATCTTCCGGCTGAAGACGCGTGATTATGTCCACTTGAGCGATCGCGGCCAGTTCCCCTTATGGTTTCCGGACAATCGCCGGCTGCTCTTCTCGAGCGAAGACAAGAAGGGATTGTCGGTCTTGGACATCGAATCGCGGCAGATTCGGACGTACCCGCTTGTTCTGCATGGAGACGTCGACCAGTTCGGTGTAGCGCTTGCCCGAGACGGCCGCACGATCTACTTTACCGAACGAGAGCAGGAAGCCGACCTCTGGCAGCTGGATCTTCAGTAG